Proteins found in one Plasmodium knowlesi strain H genome assembly, chromosome: 12 genomic segment:
- a CDS encoding ribonuclease P protein subunit RPR2, putative → MCYPKNENERRKDDQPAENTESANTLKKEFSELYTNEGCQHCEKGQPGDTSHVVSSGNGGKKRETATEKHNREEIHETSNAHEKKENGGVDQNGQTNSEKTNTKKHKSSTDEPPIGKKKKKRKKKFNDNEVTKPSKQMIRINYLLQASFLMNEFNPNISREYIKTMKKLSNKFLIKYDKKFKKLFCKKCNSVLIPSASCKVSVNPLNLKKKENNKNEEMSSNLKGKLRDDFLVSYRCNYCQHDTKFVYENSLTAKRVNEAEAV, encoded by the coding sequence ATGTGTTAcccaaaaaatgaaaacgaacGTAGAAAGGATGACCAACCGGCAGAAAATACAGAAAGTGCCAACACATTAAAGAAAGAGTTCAGTGAATTATACACCAACGAAGGTTGCCAACATTGCGAAAAGGGTCAACCAGGAGATACCTCCCATGTCGTTAGCAGTGGGAATGGCGGGAAAAAACGAGAAACTGCCACGGAAAAGCATAACCGTGAAGAAATTCACGAAACCTCAAATGCgcatgaaaagaaggagaacgGTGGGGTAGACCAAAATGGACAAACCAATAGTGAAAAAACGAACACAAAAAAGCATAAATCCTCAACAGATGAACCACCaattgggaagaaaaaaaaaaagagaaaaaaaaaatttaatgacAATGAAGTGACCAAGCCATCTAAACAAATGATTAGAATAAATTACCTATTGCAAGCATCATTTCTAATGAATGAATTTAACCCGAACATCTCAAGGGAGTATATCAAAACGATGAAAAAACTTTCGAACAAGTTCTTAATAAAATAcgacaaaaaatttaagaaaCTCTTCtgcaaaaaatgcaactCAGTCCTCATCCCAAGTGCTAGTTGCAAAGTATCTGTTAACCCActaaatttgaagaaaaaagaaaataacaaaaatgaggaaatgaGTAGCAATTTGAAGGGGAAGTTGAGAGATGATTTTCTTGTTTCATACCGTTGTAACTATTGCCAGCACGACACGAAATTTGTTTACGAAAATAGTTTGACTGCTAAGCGCGTGAATGAAGCGGAGGCCGTCTGA